In Pseudobacter ginsenosidimutans, the following are encoded in one genomic region:
- a CDS encoding acyl-CoA thioesterase, whose translation MTIEERIAQAETRVTKAVFPDTMNHHNTMFGGRVIMMMTETAFMTATRFSRKTFVMVSSGQIDFKKPIPAGTMVELVGNVHKVGNTSIQIQVDVFLEHLHQDGREKVVSGIITFVALDENSKPTPIL comes from the coding sequence ATGACAATCGAAGAAAGAATTGCACAGGCCGAAACGCGCGTTACCAAAGCCGTGTTCCCGGATACAATGAATCATCACAATACCATGTTTGGTGGCCGGGTGATCATGATGATGACAGAAACTGCTTTCATGACCGCCACAAGATTCTCGAGGAAAACTTTTGTGATGGTAAGCAGTGGACAAATAGACTTCAAAAAACCTATTCCTGCAGGCACCATGGTAGAACTGGTTGGCAATGTTCATAAGGTTGGCAATACGAGTATCCAGATCCAGGTGGATGTTTTCCTGGAACACCTGCACCAGGATGGAAGAGAGAAAGTGGTAAGCGGTATCATTACATTCGTGGCCCTGGACGAGAACAGCAAGCCCACTCCTATTCTTTGA
- a CDS encoding YbhB/YbcL family Raf kinase inhibitor-like protein — translation MATASISLTSTAFEHGGLIPDKFTCDGENTNPPLTIGLLPEGTKTLALIFEDPDAPMGIYAHWIVWNIAPTDIIKENSRPGISGMNSSGKTGYTGPCPPDKEHRYFFYLFALDTDLDLPEVSTKGDLSSSIVNHILGEGILMGRYDRKR, via the coding sequence ATGGCAACAGCTTCTATCAGCCTTACCAGCACAGCTTTTGAACACGGAGGCCTCATCCCGGATAAATTCACCTGCGATGGAGAAAACACCAATCCACCACTCACTATCGGATTACTGCCTGAAGGCACCAAAACACTCGCACTGATCTTCGAAGACCCTGATGCGCCAATGGGCATCTATGCTCACTGGATCGTTTGGAATATCGCGCCAACGGATATCATCAAGGAGAACAGCCGGCCAGGCATCAGTGGCATGAACAGCTCCGGCAAAACAGGCTACACGGGCCCCTGTCCACCCGACAAAGAGCATCGCTATTTCTTCTATCTTTTTGCACTCGATACAGATCTTGACCTACCCGAAGTTTCCACCAAAGGCGATCTCTCTTCTTCCATCGTTAACCATATACTCGGAGAGGGCATACTGATGGGCAGGTATGACAGAAAACGCTGA
- a CDS encoding zinc-binding alcohol dehydrogenase family protein, with translation MKAIGFKTSLPISEAESFIDFETDKPVPAGHDLLVKIAAISVNPVDFKVRQNSAKDKVLDIPKVIGFDAAGVVEAVGDAVTLFKPGDKVFYAGDINKPGSNAEFQLIDERIVGRKPASLSNTEAAVMPLTSLTAWELLFHRIRINEKDKGKSILIIGGAGGVGSIAIQLAKKIAGLTVITTASRPETTAWAKQQGADHVVNHKDLVNEVRKAGFQQVDFILDLVDTNGYWDAMAELIKPQGSIASITGSQTPVALIKLKTKSVAFFWESMFTRSTFQTEDMIEQHHILNKVAELLDNGTLKSTLNETLEGLSAANIRQAHQQLESGKTIGKLAIRF, from the coding sequence ATGAAAGCAATAGGATTTAAAACATCGTTACCCATCAGTGAAGCAGAGAGCTTTATTGATTTCGAAACAGACAAACCAGTTCCGGCAGGTCATGACCTGCTGGTGAAGATAGCAGCCATTTCCGTGAACCCGGTCGACTTCAAAGTGCGGCAGAATTCGGCAAAAGACAAAGTGCTGGACATCCCCAAAGTGATCGGCTTCGATGCCGCCGGTGTAGTGGAAGCAGTGGGGGATGCAGTCACTCTCTTTAAGCCCGGCGATAAGGTCTTTTATGCGGGAGACATCAACAAACCCGGCAGCAATGCAGAGTTCCAACTGATAGACGAACGCATCGTGGGCAGAAAGCCCGCATCGCTCAGCAATACCGAAGCAGCAGTGATGCCGCTCACTTCCCTCACTGCATGGGAGCTGCTTTTCCATCGCATTCGTATCAATGAAAAAGACAAGGGAAAATCCATCCTCATCATCGGTGGCGCCGGAGGCGTAGGCAGCATCGCCATTCAACTGGCAAAGAAAATTGCAGGACTCACAGTGATCACTACTGCCAGCCGCCCCGAAACCACTGCATGGGCGAAACAGCAGGGGGCTGATCATGTAGTGAACCATAAAGACCTGGTGAATGAAGTTCGTAAAGCAGGTTTTCAACAAGTGGACTTCATTCTCGATCTCGTTGATACCAACGGTTATTGGGATGCTATGGCCGAGTTGATCAAACCACAGGGCAGCATCGCTTCCATCACCGGTTCGCAAACGCCCGTGGCACTCATCAAACTGAAAACGAAAAGTGTTGCTTTCTTCTGGGAATCCATGTTTACAAGATCAACCTTTCAAACAGAGGATATGATAGAACAACACCATATCCTCAACAAAGTAGCCGAACTACTGGATAATGGAACTCTGAAAAGCACGCTGAACGAGACTTTGGAGGGATTGAGCGCAGCCAATATCAGGCAGGCGCATCAGCAACTTGAAAGCGGTAAAACCATCGGGAAGCTGGCCATCCGTTTTTGA
- a CDS encoding helix-turn-helix domain-containing protein, translating to MPIIVNLDVMMAKRKISLNELSEKVGLTLANLSILKTGKAKAVRFSTLETICKVLDCQPGDILEYRES from the coding sequence ATGCCTATAATTGTGAACCTGGATGTAATGATGGCCAAACGAAAGATTTCTTTGAACGAGCTTTCAGAAAAAGTAGGCTTAACGCTGGCCAATCTTTCTATATTGAAAACTGGCAAAGCAAAGGCTGTGCGATTCAGTACGCTTGAAACGATCTGTAAGGTGCTTGACTGCCAGCCGGGAGATATACTGGAATACAGGGAAAGCTAA
- a CDS encoding 2OG-Fe(II) oxygenase yields MESIANRLGALDWNIIREDLHRKGFVTVKNVLNDDECNGLIQNYSTASCYRKTILMERYRFGLGEYKYFSYPLPSLVQTFREQVYQHIAPVANQWMREAGIEKQFPRTHAEMISQCHQNQQLHPTPLILKYGKDGFNTLHQDLYGDIYFPIQILFVLNQAGRDFTGGEFVITEQIPRAQSKANVLSPDKGDMVIFTTSFRPVRGSKGFYRVNMKHGVSPLHSGERYSMGIIFHDALS; encoded by the coding sequence ATGGAATCTATTGCAAACAGACTGGGTGCACTGGACTGGAACATTATCAGGGAGGATTTACACAGAAAAGGATTTGTAACAGTGAAGAATGTTTTGAATGATGATGAATGTAACGGGTTGATCCAAAATTATTCCACTGCCAGCTGCTATCGCAAAACGATATTAATGGAACGATATCGTTTCGGATTGGGCGAGTATAAATATTTCAGTTACCCACTGCCTTCACTCGTTCAAACATTCAGAGAACAGGTATACCAGCATATTGCTCCCGTTGCCAATCAATGGATGCGCGAAGCAGGAATAGAAAAACAATTTCCCCGCACACATGCAGAGATGATCAGCCAATGCCACCAGAACCAGCAGCTTCATCCCACGCCATTGATCCTGAAATATGGGAAAGATGGTTTCAATACATTGCACCAGGATCTGTATGGCGATATTTATTTTCCTATACAGATTCTGTTCGTACTCAATCAGGCAGGGCGGGATTTCACCGGTGGAGAATTTGTGATCACGGAGCAGATCCCCCGCGCACAATCAAAGGCAAATGTTCTCTCCCCTGATAAAGGCGATATGGTTATTTTTACTACCAGCTTCAGACCTGTGCGCGGCTCAAAAGGATTCTACCGTGTGAATATGAAACATGGCGTCAGTCCCCTGCATTCCGGAGAACGGTACAGTATGGGTATTATTTTTCATGATGCATTGAGCTGA
- a CDS encoding tetratricopeptide repeat protein → MPYSQSQTGLNNIQSILEEACILANRFNHSLIEHDHIHVAMLRTPNQASEFCQGPDAEELTSRLQHDYPSNGAGNATIAMSLSEMSKHVMQHAEMIAVSFGAKTISSVHLLLALLSVNGPVTDAFLRAGITYEDIAGHLSANPPEKLFPPIPVHRKKDYSFWEKLIMEKQKKDKELRSLYSSGVALAVYSRFEECLSICKIALGLDQRNYSFRKLKMDCHIWMRDFNNALPIAVDLYMELPDQQSKADLAFTYAEMGRHEDALKLYRAMIEDHPDDDHALNNLGFSLQQQEKYQEAIPFYERAIAANPLNAFPVDNLGFVLYRSGEISKGLELINHSLEMHKGNAYAYKYRGIIFMETGNKEEAIRNFKLALKYHYTKLYGDEVVDLLKNLEG, encoded by the coding sequence ATGCCTTATTCCCAAAGCCAAACAGGACTGAATAATATTCAGTCTATTCTTGAAGAGGCCTGTATTCTGGCCAATCGTTTCAATCATTCGCTTATTGAACATGACCATATTCATGTGGCCATGCTCCGTACCCCCAACCAGGCAAGTGAATTTTGCCAGGGACCAGATGCAGAAGAATTGACAAGCAGGCTACAGCATGATTATCCTTCAAATGGGGCAGGGAACGCAACTATAGCGATGTCACTTTCAGAAATGAGCAAACACGTAATGCAACATGCGGAGATGATCGCGGTTTCGTTTGGTGCTAAAACAATCAGTAGCGTGCATCTGTTGCTTGCATTACTCAGCGTCAACGGCCCGGTAACTGATGCATTCCTCAGGGCCGGGATCACTTATGAAGATATTGCAGGACATTTATCTGCTAACCCACCTGAAAAGCTTTTCCCTCCGATTCCCGTCCACAGGAAAAAGGATTATTCTTTCTGGGAAAAACTAATAATGGAAAAACAAAAAAAGGACAAAGAACTCCGCAGCTTGTATTCCTCAGGGGTTGCTCTCGCTGTTTATAGCAGGTTTGAAGAATGCCTTTCCATTTGCAAAATAGCGCTGGGGCTTGATCAACGCAATTATAGTTTCAGGAAATTGAAAATGGATTGCCATATCTGGATGCGTGATTTCAATAATGCACTTCCTATAGCCGTGGATCTGTACATGGAGCTGCCGGACCAACAGTCCAAAGCAGATCTGGCATTCACTTATGCTGAGATGGGAAGACACGAAGATGCACTGAAATTGTATCGAGCAATGATCGAAGATCATCCCGATGACGATCATGCGCTGAACAATCTTGGTTTTAGTCTTCAGCAACAGGAAAAATACCAGGAAGCGATCCCTTTTTACGAAAGAGCTATTGCCGCCAATCCACTCAATGCATTCCCTGTAGATAACCTGGGCTTTGTCCTTTACCGATCAGGAGAAATTTCAAAGGGTTTGGAACTGATCAACCATTCACTTGAAATGCATAAAGGAAATGCCTATGCTTACAAATACAGGGGGATCATTTTTATGGAAACAGGTAACAAGGAAGAAGCGATCCGGAATTTCAAACTGGCGCTCAAATACCATTACACAAAATTATACGGAGATGAAGTTGTTGACCTGTTGAAGAACCTGGAAGGATAA
- a CDS encoding ester cyclase, which yields MNSSSNINKAERNKANYLAAKKAFNEKDIPACLGFYTTDHIVKSMPAEKGRQVIQHFFEQLHNTWGDLKINVEHVVAEDNWVMGRSIATAIHSQTVMGVAPSNKQITASFWDLHLFNEEGLIAETWNLIDNAAIMKQIGLL from the coding sequence ATGAACAGCTCTAGCAATATCAACAAAGCTGAAAGGAATAAGGCTAATTACCTTGCTGCTAAAAAAGCATTTAATGAAAAGGATATTCCGGCTTGCCTTGGATTTTACACCACTGATCATATTGTAAAGTCAATGCCAGCCGAAAAAGGACGACAAGTGATACAGCATTTTTTTGAACAACTGCATAACACCTGGGGCGATCTGAAAATTAATGTTGAACATGTTGTAGCCGAAGACAATTGGGTAATGGGAAGAAGCATAGCAACTGCTATTCATTCGCAAACAGTGATGGGCGTAGCCCCCAGCAACAAACAGATCACTGCTTCTTTTTGGGACCTGCATCTTTTCAATGAAGAAGGATTGATTGCAGAAACCTGGAATCTTATAGATAACGCCGCTATTATGAAGCAAATTGGGCTTCTATAA
- a CDS encoding winged helix-turn-helix transcriptional regulator, translating into MKSLEANKLVVRSVYDTFPPTVEYSIAPYGLSLEKVLDELHFWGLSHRKKVIGK; encoded by the coding sequence TTGAAGAGCCTGGAAGCAAATAAACTTGTGGTGAGATCTGTTTATGATACTTTTCCGCCTACTGTTGAATATTCGATAGCGCCATATGGATTATCGCTGGAGAAGGTATTGGATGAGCTTCATTTTTGGGGGCTGTCCCACCGAAAGAAAGTCATTGGAAAATAA
- a CDS encoding DoxX family protein: MIQYKTSATLNIILWVVQILLAVIFIWAGFMKIFLTENLPFLWKKTNPGLSLITGVVDLSAGFGIILPGLLRIKPPLTIYAAYGTIVLMVAASIFHISRGEANEIGFNVVVIVMAAFVAWGRQSKARFTLKKG, translated from the coding sequence ATGATACAATACAAAACATCAGCAACCTTGAATATTATCCTTTGGGTAGTTCAAATACTTTTAGCAGTAATTTTTATATGGGCAGGTTTTATGAAAATATTTCTCACGGAAAATCTACCCTTCCTCTGGAAAAAGACAAATCCTGGTCTTTCATTGATTACAGGTGTAGTTGATTTATCGGCCGGTTTTGGGATCATATTGCCAGGCTTGCTTCGCATTAAACCTCCACTGACAATCTATGCTGCTTACGGAACCATAGTGTTGATGGTTGCCGCCAGTATTTTTCATATTTCAAGAGGGGAAGCAAATGAGATCGGTTTCAATGTTGTAGTGATTGTTATGGCGGCATTTGTTGCGTGGGGCAGGCAATCAAAAGCGAGATTCACTCTTAAAAAAGGTTGA
- a CDS encoding tetratricopeptide repeat-containing sensor histidine kinase gives MPLDTAQINMLRKLGSAITESDSSLSKQLLHEALAKSLKVGETNTITDCYRILGVWHSSFDLKDSALLYYRLSLQSARSNGNLYLVAGAQFNIGNIYYWKGMYDSCIHYYQAAAQVFEDPEILKDKSISERQIDRRKSDLYGNMSSVFNSLKNLSKADEHIDKAIAISKKYDSPAAADALAFYMQSKADNYRANGFPEKALRTRLQFLPQMREGQNAKIYLQQSYQNISQEYFALGITDSAQLFAEKSLQLATNIQVPAAIAIAIANLQPGRIAMDRKEYKLATGYLSKSRDYFENASDPLEQQSYYDVMRQLSFQTGNYKEAYEYFEKYKSVNDSLLLSEKTKEFAEREMRYETEKKENQIQLQHSQIKQKNILNYLLIGSSVALAIILLLTYRNYKNRQQLHQQQIHELETEKQLSSTQYLLKLQEDKRSRLAKDLHDGLGGLLSGVKLQLGAMKGNLILSAENAIAFDRALNKLDESIGEMRRVAHNMMPEALIKLGLRQAVQDYCDGLLHNQSFLINFEMHGLEERMDSSVEIVLYRIVQELLNNAVKHSNASSILVQMMGQNDGQITITVEDNGKGFDLDKIDPMRSAGIRNIESRVNYLNGAMNIKSSSGKGHRCILSARRNFFEKSLQILKK, from the coding sequence ATGCCACTGGATACTGCCCAGATAAACATGTTAAGGAAACTGGGATCGGCAATCACAGAAAGCGACAGCAGCTTGTCCAAACAGTTATTGCATGAAGCGCTGGCTAAAAGTTTGAAAGTGGGAGAAACGAATACCATTACAGATTGTTACCGGATACTGGGCGTATGGCATAGCAGCTTTGATCTGAAAGACTCTGCCCTTCTGTATTACAGGCTATCCCTGCAATCAGCCCGATCGAATGGCAATCTTTACCTGGTAGCCGGAGCACAATTCAACATAGGAAATATTTATTACTGGAAAGGCATGTACGATAGTTGCATTCATTATTACCAGGCAGCAGCACAGGTATTTGAAGACCCCGAGATCCTGAAAGATAAAAGCATCAGTGAAAGACAGATCGATCGAAGAAAATCCGATCTCTATGGTAATATGAGCTCTGTATTCAATAGTTTGAAAAACCTTTCCAAAGCAGATGAGCACATAGATAAGGCAATAGCGATCTCTAAAAAATATGATTCGCCTGCCGCAGCCGATGCACTTGCATTCTATATGCAGAGCAAGGCCGATAATTATCGGGCAAATGGTTTTCCCGAAAAAGCATTGCGCACCCGCTTGCAGTTTTTACCGCAAATGCGGGAAGGGCAAAATGCAAAAATTTACCTGCAGCAATCATATCAGAACATTTCACAGGAATATTTCGCATTGGGAATAACAGATTCGGCACAATTGTTTGCGGAAAAAAGTTTGCAACTGGCAACAAACATACAAGTGCCGGCAGCAATAGCAATAGCAATCGCCAATCTGCAACCGGGAAGAATAGCAATGGATAGAAAAGAATACAAACTGGCAACTGGTTATTTGTCCAAATCCAGGGATTACTTTGAAAATGCCTCCGACCCTTTAGAACAACAAAGCTATTATGATGTGATGCGTCAGCTTTCTTTCCAAACAGGCAACTACAAAGAGGCGTATGAATATTTCGAAAAGTATAAAAGTGTAAACGACAGTTTGCTGCTAAGCGAAAAAACGAAAGAATTTGCAGAACGGGAAATGCGGTATGAAACTGAAAAAAAGGAAAACCAGATCCAGTTACAGCATAGTCAGATCAAACAAAAGAATATCCTCAATTACCTGCTTATTGGAAGCTCGGTGGCGCTGGCGATCATCCTTTTACTTACGTATCGGAATTATAAGAACCGCCAACAATTGCATCAGCAACAAATACATGAACTGGAAACAGAAAAACAATTATCATCTACTCAATACCTGTTGAAATTACAGGAAGATAAAAGGAGCCGGCTTGCCAAAGACCTGCACGACGGCCTTGGCGGATTATTGAGTGGAGTAAAACTTCAACTGGGAGCAATGAAAGGAAACCTCATTTTGAGCGCAGAGAATGCAATAGCCTTCGACAGGGCTTTGAACAAGCTGGACGAATCCATTGGTGAAATGCGCAGAGTAGCACATAACATGATGCCGGAAGCATTGATCAAACTGGGCCTTCGACAAGCTGTGCAGGATTACTGCGATGGTTTGTTGCACAATCAATCCTTCCTCATCAATTTTGAAATGCATGGCCTGGAGGAAAGAATGGACAGTTCTGTAGAGATCGTTTTGTACCGTATTGTGCAGGAACTATTGAACAATGCCGTAAAACATTCGAATGCAAGTTCGATATTGGTACAGATGATGGGACAGAATGATGGTCAAATTACCATTACAGTGGAGGACAATGGCAAGGGCTTTGACCTGGATAAAATCGATCCGATGAGATCCGCGGGTATCAGGAATATTGAGTCCAGGGTGAATTATCTGAATGGGGCGATGAATATCAAGTCTAGTTCTGGAAAGGGACATCGGTGTATATTGAGTGCAAGGCGAAATTTCTTTGAAAAAAGCCTTCAAATCCTGAAGAAATGA
- a CDS encoding CsbD family protein, producing the protein MESWKLKLKGTWNEVKGKAKQQYADLTDNDLLYEEGKEDELLGRLQKKTGQTKEQVIQWIEDL; encoded by the coding sequence ATGGAATCATGGAAACTGAAATTGAAAGGAACCTGGAACGAAGTGAAGGGTAAGGCAAAGCAACAATATGCCGATCTTACTGATAATGATTTGCTCTACGAAGAAGGAAAAGAAGATGAATTGCTGGGCCGCTTACAAAAGAAGACCGGTCAGACAAAGGAGCAGGTGATCCAATGGATTGAAGACCTGTAA
- a CDS encoding bestrophin family protein → MHTGRRYTPLEFAIWTRKDILWMLILSTIPTILYVLGCKFLALPWQPIAIVGTAVAFLVGFKNNASYNRIWEARQIYGSIINDSRSFAYTLRDNAGGKNAIAVKRIFYRHFAWLTALRFQLREPRTWENQTTERFAEFRKNHYSVPEANSKMEDELKAYLSEDELEYILSKKNKATQLTAIQSEELGRMKAAGEINDFQWNLLQQSIIKLTDDQGRAERIKNFPYPRNFASITTYLLFIFILLAPFGLLKEMEKLGDGSFLEGYTIWLTIPFATIVTWAFHTLDTVGESSVNPFEGSANDVPITQISRMIEIDMRDMLDESSLPAPISPKNNIVL, encoded by the coding sequence ATGCATACCGGAAGACGTTATACGCCATTGGAGTTTGCTATCTGGACAAGGAAAGATATCCTGTGGATGCTGATCCTGTCTACCATCCCAACGATCCTGTACGTACTGGGATGTAAATTTTTGGCATTACCCTGGCAACCGATCGCTATCGTAGGTACGGCAGTGGCCTTCCTTGTTGGCTTCAAGAACAACGCCAGCTACAACAGGATCTGGGAAGCAAGACAGATCTATGGTTCTATCATCAACGACAGTCGCAGCTTCGCATACACACTTCGCGACAATGCAGGAGGGAAAAATGCAATAGCCGTCAAAAGAATATTCTACCGGCATTTTGCCTGGCTTACGGCATTGAGGTTCCAGCTCAGGGAGCCACGCACCTGGGAAAATCAAACAACTGAAAGGTTTGCCGAATTCCGCAAGAACCATTATTCAGTACCCGAGGCAAACAGCAAAATGGAAGATGAACTGAAAGCTTATTTATCTGAAGATGAGCTGGAATACATTCTTTCAAAAAAGAACAAAGCAACTCAGCTCACCGCCATTCAATCCGAAGAACTGGGCCGCATGAAAGCAGCAGGAGAGATCAATGATTTCCAGTGGAACTTATTGCAGCAATCCATCATCAAACTCACAGACGACCAGGGAAGAGCTGAAAGGATCAAAAACTTTCCCTATCCCAGGAATTTCGCTTCCATCACTACTTATCTTCTTTTCATTTTTATATTATTGGCTCCCTTTGGATTGTTGAAAGAAATGGAAAAACTGGGCGATGGTAGTTTCCTGGAAGGATACACTATCTGGCTCACCATTCCTTTTGCCACCATCGTTACCTGGGCTTTCCATACGCTCGACACGGTAGGAGAAAGCAGTGTGAACCCTTTCGAAGGCAGCGCCAATGATGTTCCAATCACACAGATAAGTCGCATGATCGAGATCGATATGCGCGATATGCTGGATGAGTCATCGCTTCCGGCGCCGATCAGTCCGAAGAATAATATAGTTCTCTGA
- a CDS encoding DUF2975 domain-containing protein: protein MKTRIGTRRVFIILNILSWIIFIGLCVVAGSCIFNGIYSLTINAAGADYFQLTDLIRYSRVHFVSLLLIMAITTSLQAYQFYLIVKIMMNKKLNMSQPFSVDTWRFLMRIAYLSLGSGLFSFVGSEYVKWLTEEGVQMPGLERLHLEGASIWLFMGVVLLVIANIFKRGIEIQTENDLTI from the coding sequence ATGAAGACAAGAATTGGTACCCGTAGGGTATTTATTATATTGAATATACTTTCCTGGATCATTTTTATTGGCCTGTGTGTTGTTGCAGGTAGCTGTATTTTCAATGGGATTTATTCATTAACGATCAATGCAGCGGGCGCTGACTATTTTCAATTAACGGATCTTATCCGGTATAGTCGCGTACATTTTGTTTCATTACTCTTAATCATGGCCATTACAACCAGCCTGCAAGCTTATCAATTTTATCTGATCGTAAAAATAATGATGAACAAGAAGCTGAATATGTCTCAACCATTCAGCGTAGATACCTGGCGTTTTCTGATGCGGATCGCTTATCTCTCTCTGGGCAGCGGACTATTTTCATTTGTAGGTAGTGAATATGTAAAATGGTTAACAGAAGAGGGAGTGCAAATGCCCGGCCTCGAGCGCTTACATTTGGAAGGAGCCAGTATCTGGTTATTCATGGGAGTTGTGCTGTTGGTGATAGCGAATATTTTCAAAAGAGGAATAGAAATCCAGACTGAAAACGATTTAACTATTTAA
- a CDS encoding nuclear transport factor 2 family protein — translation MELPQLIAQFVETQNTYDSEAYVTCFTETATVHDEGKTYTGKVEIRQWIEHANEQYKSFMQPLKYEETGSNGLLTAEVSGTFPGSPIVLQFHMVLKYDLIDSLKVTG, via the coding sequence ATGGAATTACCACAATTAATAGCGCAATTTGTAGAGACGCAGAACACCTACGACAGCGAGGCTTACGTAACCTGCTTCACCGAAACGGCCACCGTTCATGACGAAGGAAAGACGTACACCGGCAAAGTAGAGATACGCCAATGGATCGAACATGCGAATGAGCAATATAAATCCTTCATGCAACCTCTTAAGTATGAGGAAACCGGATCAAACGGATTACTGACCGCTGAGGTGTCCGGTACATTCCCCGGAAGTCCCATAGTATTGCAATTTCATATGGTACTGAAGTACGATCTCATCGATTCTTTAAAAGTAACCGGATAA
- a CDS encoding M23 family metallopeptidase — MGLDSSAMGARWFEAAAKSLSSPLHIQLPFRETGFFSPDNPLAFGYRIDLKQGQRLSINVSGRSNPYGKIFIELWGPGRRNNGLELLDYADSTGKLGYEAGSDISLILRLQSELLAPLSYDLEITAGPSLAFPVSGSGNNHIGSIWGDQRDAGARLHEGIDIFGKRGTPILAASEGRITSVREGGLGGKTVWLRPSGKDITLYYAHLDSQLVEAGQRVSTGDTVGLLGNTGNAINTPPHLHFGIYGNAGAVNPIYYVRKETAKPAAITGNAAWLGKTARTSSRQSLLTTTGAKTNGPVLDKSTYLVVTAVTGAYYKVQLPDRSEGLIPVSAVTSLERNIETISNPKPAPLLFAPLAGSAIVTSNPPSTLPVKARFNGFAYVDNGNLRGWLLIQ, encoded by the coding sequence ATGGGACTCGACAGCAGCGCCATGGGCGCCCGCTGGTTTGAAGCCGCAGCAAAAAGCCTCTCATCTCCACTGCATATTCAGCTTCCCTTCCGCGAAACAGGATTCTTCAGCCCGGACAATCCACTGGCATTCGGATACAGGATCGATCTGAAACAGGGACAACGGCTATCCATCAACGTGAGTGGACGATCCAACCCTTACGGAAAAATATTCATCGAGCTCTGGGGGCCCGGCCGCAGGAACAATGGTCTGGAATTACTGGACTATGCCGATTCTACAGGAAAGCTTGGCTATGAAGCCGGCTCTGACATTTCACTGATCCTTCGCTTGCAATCCGAATTACTGGCGCCGCTTTCTTATGATTTAGAAATTACTGCCGGCCCATCACTGGCATTCCCTGTTTCTGGCAGCGGCAATAATCATATTGGCAGCATCTGGGGTGATCAGCGGGATGCTGGCGCACGCCTTCATGAAGGCATCGACATCTTCGGGAAAAGAGGCACACCTATTCTCGCCGCATCAGAAGGAAGGATCACCTCCGTCCGTGAAGGAGGACTCGGAGGCAAAACAGTCTGGCTCCGGCCTTCAGGAAAAGACATTACGCTCTACTATGCGCATCTCGATTCACAATTGGTGGAAGCCGGACAACGGGTAAGTACAGGCGATACTGTCGGTTTGCTCGGTAATACCGGTAATGCCATCAATACTCCACCACATCTTCATTTCGGTATCTATGGAAATGCCGGGGCAGTAAATCCGATCTATTATGTAAGAAAAGAAACAGCCAAACCTGCTGCAATCACCGGTAATGCTGCATGGCTGGGAAAAACTGCGCGGACAAGTTCAAGGCAATCGCTGCTGACCACTACGGGCGCCAAAACAAACGGTCCTGTTCTGGACAAAAGCACGTACCTTGTTGTTACAGCAGTTACCGGCGCTTATTACAAAGTGCAACTGCCAGACAGATCGGAAGGATTGATCCCTGTAAGCGCTGTTACTTCACTTGAACGGAATATAGAAACCATTTCAAACCCAAAGCCCGCTCCGTTATTGTTTGCACCCCTTGCGGGATCTGCAATTGTTACAAGCAATCCGCCATCCACCCTTCCCGTAAAAGCCAGGTTCAATGGCTTTGCCTATGTTGACAACGGCAACCTGCGCGGATGGCTGCTCATTCAATAA